One stretch of Verrucomicrobiia bacterium DNA includes these proteins:
- the dacB gene encoding D-alanyl-D-alanine carboxypeptidase/D-alanyl-D-alanine-endopeptidase, with amino-acid sequence MKKILFALLFAAGELQAQSFSALADTIFSSAPFQRAKVAAAFYSLSEGVSVYAKNLSVPLTPASNAKLATSAAALHYLKPDFRFETTFLLKKSEADDSALSVLVVRGGGDPSISGRDRPSPYEILEFWADSLLSRGVKKIGRLVLDKRYFVGPDVIESWPARELSFWYAAQTSALSFEDNCVFLRFYPGRKVGAPARIILEPDFGYMKAINHSRTGPRGSKYTLDEDYRRKPGTNTVTFFGRIPISDTGRADYVSVHEPPMYLAHTTREIWKRKGISVAAPAIYWEKAGLEEDSLKKLFVWHSDSLSNILKVVNKNSQNFYTEQVLRTLGKEIEGRGSFEAGLEAVNHFLLNAGLSTGDFYLVDGSGLSARNRFTAAGFIKLLRHMHESPHFSYYYESMAIPGLDKSVKKRKNGDSLAVNFRVKTGFISGARTLSGYFKSKSGKLYCFSVLVNGRKLNYGAIDAAVDRLCLSAARLLP; translated from the coding sequence TTGAAAAAAATTCTTTTTGCACTTCTTTTTGCGGCCGGGGAGCTCCAAGCCCAGAGCTTTTCCGCCCTGGCCGACACCATCTTCTCCTCCGCCCCTTTCCAGCGGGCCAAGGTGGCCGCGGCTTTTTATTCCCTTTCCGAAGGGGTTTCGGTTTACGCCAAAAACTTGAGCGTCCCTTTGACTCCGGCTTCCAACGCCAAGCTGGCGACCTCGGCGGCGGCTTTGCACTACCTTAAACCGGATTTCCGGTTCGAGACCACTTTTCTTTTAAAAAAAAGCGAGGCCGATGATTCGGCGCTTTCGGTTCTGGTCGTCCGCGGCGGGGGGGACCCCTCCATTTCGGGCCGCGACCGTCCCTCGCCGTATGAAATTCTGGAATTCTGGGCCGATTCGCTTCTGTCGCGGGGAGTAAAAAAAATCGGGCGGCTCGTGTTGGACAAGCGCTACTTCGTGGGACCGGACGTGATTGAAAGCTGGCCCGCCCGCGAGCTTTCCTTCTGGTACGCCGCGCAAACCTCGGCTTTGTCTTTCGAGGACAACTGCGTTTTCCTTCGTTTCTATCCGGGGCGGAAGGTGGGCGCCCCGGCCCGCATCATTCTGGAGCCGGATTTCGGCTATATGAAGGCGATCAACCATTCGCGTACCGGCCCGCGGGGGAGCAAATACACGCTGGACGAGGATTACCGCCGCAAGCCGGGGACGAATACGGTGACATTTTTCGGCCGGATTCCGATTTCCGACACCGGGCGGGCGGACTATGTTTCCGTGCACGAACCGCCGATGTATCTGGCCCACACGACGCGGGAAATCTGGAAGCGGAAAGGAATTTCCGTGGCGGCTCCGGCCATTTATTGGGAAAAGGCCGGCCTCGAAGAAGACAGCTTGAAAAAACTGTTCGTCTGGCATTCCGATTCCCTTTCCAACATTCTCAAAGTAGTCAACAAAAACAGCCAGAACTTTTATACCGAGCAGGTTTTGCGCACGCTGGGGAAGGAAATCGAGGGGCGGGGGAGCTTTGAAGCCGGGCTGGAGGCGGTGAACCATTTTCTTTTGAACGCGGGCCTTTCCACCGGAGATTTCTATCTGGTGGACGGGAGCGGGCTTTCTGCCAGGAACCGCTTTACGGCGGCGGGGTTCATAAAGCTTTTGCGCCACATGCACGAGTCCCCCCACTTTTCCTACTACTACGAGTCGATGGCCATTCCGGGGCTGGACAAATCGGTCAAAAAACGAAAAAACGGGGATTCCCTGGCGGTCAATTTCCGGGTCAAAACCGGTTTCATTTCCGGGGCGCGAACGCTCTCGGGCTACTTCAAATCCAAAAGCGGGAAGCTGTACTGTTTTTCGGTCCTGGTGAACGGCCGAAAGCTGAACTACGGCGCTATCGACGCCGCCGTGGACCGGCTGTGTCTTTCGGCGGCCCGATTGCTCCCTTAA